A genomic region of Arachis hypogaea cultivar Tifrunner chromosome 5, arahy.Tifrunner.gnm2.J5K5, whole genome shotgun sequence contains the following coding sequences:
- the LOC112799694 gene encoding uncharacterized protein isoform X1: MSEGVKKQDFVEDPHKNQVTFVENPADNLQHPDSDNNTNGENPMPSPQQEEEVIKKKYGGLIPKKPPLISKDHERAYFDSADWALGKQGAQKPKGPLEALRPKLQPTTQQTRSRRSAYAPADEGEADGSSNNSSLEHQSATEDVDSDNTNTSQDQCH, from the exons ATGTCAGAGGGTGTAAAGAAACAGGACTTTGTTGAAGATCCTCACAAGAATCAAGTTACTTTTGTAGAAAATCCTGCGGATAATCTCCAACATCCAGATTCAGATAACAATACAAATGGTGAAAATCCCATGCCCTCGCCACAACAGGAG GAAGAAGTTATCAAGAAAAAGTATGGAGGCCTAATACCAAAGAAGCCCCCACTAATATCCAAG GATCATGAACGCGCTTATTTTGATTCTGCTGATTGGGCATTGGGGAAG CAAGGAGCACAAAAGCCCAAAGGACCACTGGAAGCACTTCGCCCAAAGTTGCAG CCAACAACGCAGCAGACACGTTCAAGGCGCTCAGCTTATGCTCCAGCAGATGAAGGTGAAG CAGACGGCTCCAGCAACAATTCCTCGCTAGAGCATCAAAGTGCCACCGAAGATGTTGACAGCGATAACACTAATACTTCTCAGGACCAATGCCATTAA
- the LOC112799694 gene encoding uncharacterized protein isoform X2, whose amino-acid sequence MSEGVKKQDFVEDPHKNQVTFVENPADNLQHPDSDNNTNGENPMPSPQQEEEVIKKKYGGLIPKKPPLISKDHERAYFDSADWALGKQGAQKPKGPLEALRPKLQPTTQQTRSRRSAYAPADEGEDGSSNNSSLEHQSATEDVDSDNTNTSQDQCH is encoded by the exons ATGTCAGAGGGTGTAAAGAAACAGGACTTTGTTGAAGATCCTCACAAGAATCAAGTTACTTTTGTAGAAAATCCTGCGGATAATCTCCAACATCCAGATTCAGATAACAATACAAATGGTGAAAATCCCATGCCCTCGCCACAACAGGAG GAAGAAGTTATCAAGAAAAAGTATGGAGGCCTAATACCAAAGAAGCCCCCACTAATATCCAAG GATCATGAACGCGCTTATTTTGATTCTGCTGATTGGGCATTGGGGAAG CAAGGAGCACAAAAGCCCAAAGGACCACTGGAAGCACTTCGCCCAAAGTTGCAG CCAACAACGCAGCAGACACGTTCAAGGCGCTCAGCTTATGCTCCAGCAGATGAAGGTGAAG ACGGCTCCAGCAACAATTCCTCGCTAGAGCATCAAAGTGCCACCGAAGATGTTGACAGCGATAACACTAATACTTCTCAGGACCAATGCCATTAA